A window of Sander vitreus isolate 19-12246 chromosome 18, sanVit1, whole genome shotgun sequence contains these coding sequences:
- the LOC144533860 gene encoding LOW QUALITY PROTEIN: uncharacterized protein LOC144533860 (The sequence of the model RefSeq protein was modified relative to this genomic sequence to represent the inferred CDS: deleted 2 bases in 1 codon) codes for MPQCCVPCCLNRSEFKKTSDIQLSFYRFPCDEKEKRKWLQLIRRENFTPNCNSRVCNWHFPNGKAAGQSRFAWNEGKTFQFPEHLSHLPKRKKQMVLSSGEDEGTDVDMVTAETPCTSKVVALEVENDMLREENDKLKKQLKKQKQTISFSQISSSPDRVQYFTGLPDAATVLFLEALLSKFKLQYHSDWTVQMMCLIDQLLLTLMKLRLNCGHVDLG; via the exons ATGCCACAGTGCTGTGTCCCGTGTTGTTTAAATAGATCGGAGTTTAAAAAAACTAGTGACATTCAACTGTCTTTTTATCGCTTTCCATGTGacgagaaagagaagaggaaatgGCTGCAGTTGATAAG acgtGAAAACTTCACTCCAAATTGCAACTCTAGGGTGTGCAATTGGCATTTCCCCAATGGAAAAGCTGCTGGACAATCGCGATTTGCTTGGAATGAGGGGAAGACTTTCCAATTCCCCGAGCACCTCAGCCATCTCCCTAAACGGAAGAAACAAATGGTCCTTAGCAGTGGTGAGGATGAGGGAACGGATGTTGACATGGTAACTGCAGAGACCCCATGTACTTCAAAAGTC GTGGCACTTGAAGTGGAGAATGACATGCTGAGGGAAGAGAATGACAAATTGAAAAAACAATTGaagaaacaaaagcaaactATTTCCTTCAGTCAAATTTCTTCCAGCCCTGACAGAGTTCAATATTTTACTGGATTGCCTGATGCTGCCACTGTCCTGTTTTTGGAAGCGCTTCTTTCTAAATTCAAGCTACAATATCATTCTGATTGGACTGTCCAAATGATGTGCCTAATTGATCAATTGCTCCTGACCTTAATGAAGCTTAGACTAAATTGCGGCCACGTAGACCTTGGATAG